One stretch of Hoeflea sp. 108 DNA includes these proteins:
- a CDS encoding DMT family transporter, with product MPAGEERRKANREGVLWVLADMVLVSGGMTALVKAQGMVYPAFQLVFIRSLIGLMFILPLIWRHRHHIRHTRHPWKNISRISCNAIALTSQFLAYTMLPLAVVNALSFSRPLITMAMAVAVLGETVSRLRWVGAALAFAGVLVMLAPGGVEWNLGLLAVFCTVVFGSLAIIQTRALRDENTTVMMVFYTVGLAVITAVPAIFVWQPVKPLDWIPLLGIGLLAQAGQYCFLRAYRLAEASVLAPIGYLSIVVTTAAGYIFFGEVPDKRIVIGAVLILIALQTTAYLERRKAK from the coding sequence CTGCCTGCGGGGGAGGAGCGGCGCAAGGCCAACCGCGAGGGCGTCCTGTGGGTGCTCGCCGACATGGTGCTGGTGTCCGGTGGCATGACGGCGCTCGTCAAGGCGCAGGGCATGGTCTATCCGGCCTTCCAGCTGGTGTTCATCCGCTCACTGATCGGACTGATGTTCATCCTGCCGCTGATCTGGCGCCACCGCCATCACATCCGCCACACCCGGCACCCGTGGAAGAATATCTCGCGCATCAGCTGCAATGCGATTGCGCTGACCAGCCAGTTCCTCGCCTACACCATGCTGCCGCTGGCGGTGGTCAACGCACTCTCCTTCTCGCGGCCGCTGATCACCATGGCGATGGCGGTCGCCGTTCTCGGCGAGACCGTGTCGCGGCTGCGCTGGGTAGGTGCTGCCCTCGCCTTTGCCGGCGTTCTGGTGATGCTGGCGCCTGGCGGCGTCGAGTGGAACCTTGGCCTGCTCGCCGTCTTCTGCACCGTCGTCTTCGGCTCGCTGGCGATCATCCAGACCCGCGCCCTACGTGACGAGAACACGACCGTCATGATGGTGTTCTACACGGTCGGCCTGGCCGTCATCACCGCCGTGCCGGCCATCTTCGTCTGGCAGCCGGTGAAGCCGCTCGACTGGATCCCGCTGCTCGGCATCGGCTTGCTCGCCCAGGCCGGCCAATATTGCTTCCTCCGCGCCTATCGACTGGCCGAGGCCAGCGTGCTCGCGCCCATCGGCTACCTGTCCATCGTGGTGACCACAGCCGCCGGCTACATCTTCTTCGGCGAAGTACCCGACAAGCGCATCGTCATCGGCGCCGTACTGATCCTGATCGCGCTGCAGACAACGGCCTATCTCGAACGTCGAAAGGCCAAATGA
- a CDS encoding PIG-L deacetylase family protein, with product MLTARERIERQKASPSLIRLHRALSRLKSTVTMMNTGAHPDDEQSGMLAFFRLGLGMRVIVACSTRGEGGQNSLGPERLGVLGMMRSREMEEAARALDCDVHWLGHGPEDAVHDFGFSKDGDQTFTRWGEQRTVERLVRAYRSERPDIVIPTFLDVPGQHGHHRAMTRAAETAIRLAADPEAFPEHFAEGMSPWQVAKYYLPAWSGGGDTYDDEVPPPDATVFVEASGREPATGAEYDRIGEWSRYYHASQGMGYWRDRVKDSWPLHLLLAEDGAKAEKSVLDGLPASLADLSSSKDLSYEVAQALKAAATAIDRAITAFPNADAIVAALTEAAIQIDTARKGASPTFLELHGHRLDRKTREIDAALIEAAGIFDRATLLPSTLSPGETGTLTIDLAPGADGRSIKVEPVLPTAVSAKADTTAGNRRTFSVSAAGDAAYSRLYAPAWSALAGNGEAHVLVTASFGDHVAHAIFDLEEPFALLPASSVTIEPEAIVVPLDGSRREWPIKPTVSGRQAPVSLGLAGGWSLSQTSAGQVLRAPENIEAGLTTIVPEVGGRPALRLTPISYSHIGRVTHRQPETLRLLALDLTLPEGAVVGYVGAGADRVGLWLSRMGLDVTELDAKALAGDLSRYTTIVIGIFAFGIRKDLAAATEKLHRFVEDGGHLVTLYHRPTDGWDPLATPPRKLEIGSPSLRWRVTDPNAEVTVLAPDHVLLKGPNAIGPQDWSGWDKERGLYFAARWDDAYQPLVSMHDVNEQPLLGAIVSAPVGKGRHTHTSLVLHHQLDKLVPGAFRLMANLVQPA from the coding sequence ATGCTCACAGCCCGCGAACGTATCGAGAGACAGAAGGCCAGCCCTTCGCTCATCCGTCTGCACCGGGCCCTGAGCCGGCTGAAGTCCACCGTCACGATGATGAACACGGGCGCCCATCCCGACGACGAGCAGAGCGGCATGCTCGCCTTTTTCCGCCTCGGGCTAGGCATGCGCGTCATCGTCGCCTGCTCGACGCGCGGCGAAGGCGGCCAGAACTCGCTCGGGCCGGAGCGGCTCGGCGTGCTCGGCATGATGCGCTCGCGCGAAATGGAAGAAGCAGCCCGCGCCCTGGATTGCGATGTCCACTGGCTCGGCCACGGCCCGGAGGATGCCGTCCACGATTTCGGCTTCTCCAAGGACGGCGACCAGACCTTCACCCGCTGGGGCGAACAGCGTACGGTCGAGCGCCTTGTGCGCGCCTATCGCAGCGAACGCCCTGATATCGTCATCCCGACCTTCCTCGACGTTCCGGGACAGCATGGCCATCACCGCGCCATGACCCGCGCCGCCGAGACGGCGATCCGCCTGGCCGCCGATCCGGAAGCCTTTCCCGAGCATTTCGCCGAGGGCATGAGCCCGTGGCAGGTGGCGAAATACTACCTGCCGGCATGGTCCGGCGGCGGCGACACCTATGACGACGAGGTGCCTCCGCCGGATGCCACTGTTTTCGTCGAGGCATCAGGCCGCGAACCTGCCACCGGCGCCGAATACGACCGCATCGGCGAGTGGTCGCGCTACTATCACGCCTCGCAGGGCATGGGTTACTGGCGCGACCGGGTGAAAGATTCCTGGCCGCTGCACCTGCTTCTGGCCGAGGACGGCGCGAAAGCGGAAAAGTCCGTGCTCGACGGTCTGCCGGCCTCGCTCGCCGATCTCTCGTCGTCGAAGGACCTTTCCTATGAAGTCGCACAGGCGCTGAAGGCGGCTGCAACGGCTATCGACAGGGCAATCACAGCCTTCCCCAACGCCGACGCGATCGTTGCCGCCCTCACCGAAGCGGCCATCCAGATCGACACCGCCCGCAAGGGCGCCTCGCCCACTTTCCTCGAACTGCATGGCCACCGCCTCGACCGCAAGACGCGTGAGATCGACGCGGCGCTGATCGAGGCTGCCGGCATCTTCGACCGCGCCACACTATTACCGTCGACGCTGTCGCCCGGTGAAACCGGCACGCTGACCATCGACCTCGCACCCGGCGCCGACGGCCGCTCGATCAAGGTCGAGCCGGTGCTTCCGACCGCGGTCTCGGCCAAGGCCGACACCACGGCCGGCAACCGCCGCACTTTCTCCGTCTCCGCCGCCGGCGATGCTGCCTATTCCAGGCTCTACGCGCCCGCCTGGTCGGCACTCGCCGGCAATGGCGAGGCGCATGTGCTGGTGACCGCCAGCTTCGGCGACCATGTCGCCCACGCCATCTTTGATCTCGAGGAGCCGTTTGCGCTGCTGCCGGCAAGCTCCGTCACCATCGAGCCAGAGGCCATCGTGGTGCCGCTCGACGGCAGCCGCCGCGAATGGCCGATCAAGCCGACGGTGAGCGGCAGGCAAGCGCCGGTGTCGCTCGGCTTGGCAGGTGGCTGGTCGCTGTCGCAAACCTCAGCCGGCCAGGTGCTTCGTGCACCCGAGAATATCGAGGCCGGGCTAACGACCATCGTGCCTGAGGTCGGTGGCAGGCCGGCGCTGCGGCTGACGCCGATCTCCTACTCCCATATCGGCCGCGTCACCCATCGCCAGCCTGAGACGCTCAGGCTTTTGGCGCTCGACCTCACGCTGCCCGAAGGTGCTGTCGTCGGTTATGTCGGTGCCGGTGCCGACCGCGTCGGCCTCTGGCTTTCACGCATGGGCCTCGACGTCACCGAACTCGACGCCAAGGCGCTGGCGGGCGACCTCAGCCGCTACACCACGATCGTCATCGGCATCTTCGCCTTCGGTATCCGCAAGGACCTCGCGGCAGCCACCGAAAAGCTGCACCGTTTCGTCGAGGACGGCGGCCATCTCGTCACGCTCTATCACCGCCCGACCGACGGTTGGGATCCACTAGCGACGCCGCCGAGGAAACTCGAGATCGGCTCGCCGTCTTTACGCTGGCGCGTAACGGATCCCAATGCAGAGGTCACGGTGCTCGCGCCGGACCACGTCCTGTTGAAGGGCCCGAATGCCATCGGCCCGCAGGACTGGTCCGGCTGGGACAAGGAGCGCGGGCTCTATTTCGCCGCCCGCTGGGACGATGCCTACCAGCCGCTGGTGTCGATGCACGACGTCAACGAGCAGCCGCTGCTCGGCGCCATCGTTTCGGCTCCCGTCGGCAAGGGCCGCCACACCCATACTTCGCTCGTGCTGCACCACCAGCTCGACAAGCTGGTCCCCGGCGCCTTCAGGCTGATGGCCAATCTTGTCCAGCCAGCCTGA
- a CDS encoding ROK family protein, producing the protein MAFQPGSTHQVTLGKNPERSRDHNRRVVLDVVRRHGSLGRMHIARLTHLTAQAIANIVDELVSENLLMETGRLRSGRGQPPIQFAVNPDGAMTMGIEMASDHMVATVLDLSGQPRSKRITPVRDTSPSQVIAHLRTELEAVRKDFKAPLLGIGVVMPGPFEIEGMTSVGPTTLPGWADIDASSLLSEACGEQVTVENDANAAAVGERLFGAGHSISSFAMIYFGAGLGLGMIQDGTPFRGAFGNAGEIGHVVVAPRGRACPCGQHGCLERYASVYALRERLGEAGIADRDFTDLERLYAERHPVLVEWMGEAAAHLAPMIAMIENILDPETVILGGMLPDAIIDELIEGMGPLPISVASRRARALPRVMRGQTGQYTAALGAAALPLFEVVTPKLETAATE; encoded by the coding sequence ATGGCTTTTCAGCCTGGAAGCACGCATCAGGTCACATTGGGCAAGAATCCCGAGCGCAGCCGCGATCACAACCGACGCGTGGTGCTCGATGTCGTGCGCCGTCACGGCTCGCTGGGGCGGATGCATATCGCCCGGCTGACCCATCTGACCGCACAGGCAATCGCCAACATCGTCGACGAACTGGTGAGCGAAAACCTGTTGATGGAGACCGGGCGCCTGCGCTCAGGCCGTGGCCAACCGCCGATCCAGTTCGCGGTCAATCCCGACGGCGCCATGACCATGGGTATCGAGATGGCCTCGGACCACATGGTGGCGACCGTGCTCGACCTGTCCGGCCAGCCGCGTTCGAAGCGCATCACACCGGTGCGTGATACCAGCCCCAGCCAGGTGATCGCGCATCTGCGCACGGAGCTCGAAGCCGTTCGCAAGGATTTCAAGGCGCCGCTGCTCGGCATCGGCGTCGTCATGCCCGGCCCGTTCGAGATCGAGGGAATGACCTCGGTCGGCCCGACCACTCTGCCCGGCTGGGCCGACATCGATGCCTCAAGTCTTCTGAGCGAGGCCTGCGGCGAGCAGGTGACCGTGGAGAACGACGCCAATGCTGCAGCCGTGGGCGAGCGCCTGTTCGGCGCGGGACATTCGATCTCCAGCTTCGCCATGATCTATTTCGGCGCCGGCCTCGGCCTCGGCATGATCCAGGACGGCACGCCCTTCCGCGGCGCCTTCGGCAATGCCGGCGAAATCGGCCATGTCGTGGTTGCGCCGCGTGGCCGCGCCTGCCCCTGCGGCCAGCATGGCTGCCTCGAGCGTTATGCCTCCGTCTATGCTCTGCGCGAGCGTCTCGGCGAGGCAGGCATCGCCGACCGCGACTTCACCGACCTCGAAAGGCTCTACGCCGAGCGCCATCCGGTGCTGGTCGAATGGATGGGCGAGGCCGCCGCCCATCTCGCCCCGATGATCGCCATGATCGAAAACATCCTCGATCCGGAGACTGTCATCCTCGGCGGCATGTTGCCGGACGCCATCATCGACGAATTGATCGAAGGCATGGGGCCATTGCCGATCTCGGTCGCCAGCCGCAGGGCCCGAGCGCTGCCCCGGGTGATGCGCGGCCAGACCGGCCAGTACACGGCGGCCCTCGGCGCAGCAGCGCTGCCGCTGTTCGAGGTGGTGACGCCCAAGCTCGAGACGGCGGCAACCGAATAG
- a CDS encoding extracellular solute-binding protein, whose translation MRKATLFAGLIAGFSTLAMNAAQAVEIEYWQYVFETRVKAMDQLIENFEKANPGITVKQTTFPYADYQTRVIAAKMGGQGPDVMQLFYGWLDKFVAGGLLQPLPTDAFPHDKIESEFFPIVSAMKRGEDYYGLPTAVRSLALFYNKKLFTEAGLDPANPPKTLDEFVAAAEKLTKRDASGNLVVAGSTLDMGGQDHQWWREVLVRQFGGEPYTDGDRKVAYNTEAGEKALKFYTDLQLEKKIGQAGFMDEGQAAFRAGMAGMTIDGTFRLGAFKSIEGFEWGVTELPANAEGKRSNYASYFANGISSKTEGEKLEASKKFLAYISSPEAMDVWLKTVGELPARRSAAMTDANLADPIYGPFLKGLEYAHTTMFVDEAAQRQNTIDMTNRVLLEGQSVKDSLAAGATAEQAIIDGAAK comes from the coding sequence ATGCGTAAAGCAACCTTGTTTGCCGGTCTGATCGCCGGTTTCAGCACACTGGCCATGAACGCGGCCCAGGCCGTCGAGATCGAGTACTGGCAGTATGTCTTCGAGACCCGCGTCAAGGCGATGGATCAGCTGATCGAGAATTTCGAGAAGGCCAATCCCGGTATCACCGTCAAGCAGACGACCTTCCCCTACGCCGATTACCAGACCCGCGTGATCGCGGCGAAGATGGGTGGCCAGGGCCCCGACGTCATGCAGCTGTTCTACGGCTGGCTCGACAAGTTTGTGGCCGGCGGCCTGCTGCAGCCGCTGCCGACCGATGCCTTCCCGCATGACAAGATCGAGAGCGAGTTCTTCCCGATCGTTTCGGCCATGAAGCGCGGCGAGGACTATTACGGCCTGCCGACCGCGGTGCGCTCGCTGGCCCTGTTCTACAACAAGAAGCTGTTCACCGAGGCTGGCCTCGACCCGGCCAACCCGCCGAAGACGCTGGACGAGTTCGTCGCGGCTGCCGAGAAGCTGACCAAGCGTGACGCCAGCGGCAACCTCGTGGTCGCCGGCTCGACCCTCGACATGGGCGGCCAGGATCATCAGTGGTGGCGTGAAGTGCTGGTCCGCCAGTTCGGCGGCGAGCCCTACACGGACGGCGACCGCAAGGTGGCTTACAACACCGAGGCCGGCGAAAAGGCACTGAAGTTCTACACCGACCTGCAGCTCGAGAAGAAGATCGGCCAGGCCGGCTTCATGGATGAAGGCCAGGCGGCCTTCCGCGCCGGCATGGCAGGCATGACCATCGACGGCACCTTCCGTCTCGGCGCCTTCAAGTCGATCGAGGGCTTCGAGTGGGGTGTGACCGAGCTTCCGGCCAATGCCGAGGGCAAGCGTTCGAACTACGCCAGCTACTTCGCCAACGGCATCAGCTCGAAGACCGAGGGCGAGAAGCTCGAGGCCTCCAAGAAGTTCCTGGCCTACATCTCCTCGCCTGAAGCCATGGACGTCTGGTTGAAGACCGTCGGCGAACTGCCGGCGCGCCGTTCGGCCGCGATGACCGACGCCAATCTGGCCGACCCGATCTACGGTCCGTTCCTGAAGGGTCTGGAATACGCCCACACCACGATGTTCGTGGATGAGGCCGCCCAGCGCCAGAACACCATCGACATGACCAACCGCGTTCTGCTCGAAGGCCAGTCGGTGAAGGACTCGCTCGCCGCCGGCGCGACCGCCGAGCAGGCGATCATCGACGGCGCGGCCAAGTAA
- a CDS encoding sugar ABC transporter permease, with the protein MRTKRLVWVWSFLALPILFYSVIRFYPTIEAFWLSLTNWDLLKPPQFIGLANYQKLFADPQFWKVFKNTFAYLLIGTPISLLISFVIAFYLDRVRFMHGLIRGLYFLPYLTTAAAMAWVWRWFYQPAPIGVINNALGVIGIPQQQFIRSVDQALPSIMVTAIWAGLGFQIIIFMAGLRAIPNTFYEAARIDGLGEWAILRKITLPLLKPTTVFLVVFSSIGFLRIFDQVYNMTTNDPGGPLGSTKPLVLMIYQTAFSSYAMGYAAAQTVVLFSILLCVSLLQLWILREKK; encoded by the coding sequence ATGCGGACGAAACGGCTGGTTTGGGTGTGGAGCTTCCTCGCCCTGCCGATCCTGTTCTATTCGGTCATCCGCTTCTATCCCACCATCGAGGCCTTCTGGCTCTCGCTGACCAACTGGGACCTTCTCAAGCCGCCACAGTTCATCGGGCTGGCGAACTACCAGAAGCTGTTCGCCGACCCGCAATTCTGGAAGGTGTTCAAGAACACCTTCGCCTATCTGCTCATCGGTACGCCGATCAGCCTGCTGATATCGTTCGTCATCGCGTTCTATCTCGACCGCGTGCGGTTCATGCACGGGCTGATCCGCGGACTGTATTTCCTGCCGTATCTCACCACCGCGGCGGCCATGGCCTGGGTGTGGCGCTGGTTCTACCAGCCGGCCCCCATCGGCGTGATCAACAATGCGCTTGGTGTCATCGGCATCCCGCAGCAGCAGTTCATCCGCTCGGTCGACCAGGCGCTGCCGTCGATCATGGTCACCGCCATCTGGGCCGGTCTCGGCTTTCAGATCATCATCTTCATGGCCGGCCTACGCGCCATCCCCAACACCTTCTATGAGGCCGCCCGCATCGACGGTCTCGGCGAATGGGCGATCCTGCGCAAGATCACGCTGCCGCTGCTCAAGCCCACCACCGTCTTCCTGGTCGTGTTCTCGTCGATCGGGTTCCTGCGCATTTTCGACCAGGTCTACAACATGACCACCAACGATCCGGGCGGGCCGCTCGGCTCGACCAAGCCGCTGGTGCTGATGATCTACCAGACCGCGTTTTCGTCCTATGCGATGGGCTATGCGGCGGCGCAGACGGTCGTGCTGTTCTCCATCCTGCTCTGCGTATCGCTGCTGCAGCTCTGGATCCTGAGGGAAAAGAAATGA
- a CDS encoding carbohydrate ABC transporter permease, with the protein MSAVTETPALSHASLRPGRIVVWTLLFIGGLIMVTPLAFMFSTSLKTAGQVYDLRLIPSAPTLQNYITILADGRFMRWFMNSMIVAVAVTVSNVFFDSLVGYTLAKFEFRGRYFIFLAILSTLMIPTEMLVIPWYLMSANLGWLDSYWGIMFPGMMTAFGTFLMKQFFEGVPNDFLEAARVDGLNEFQIWWKVAMPLVTPALSALAIFTFLGNWTAFFWPLIVTTSRDLYTLPVGLSSFAVEQSIQWEMIMTGAAIATLPTLIVFLVLQRYIVRGVMLAGLKG; encoded by the coding sequence ATGAGTGCCGTTACCGAAACCCCGGCGCTCTCCCACGCCAGTCTCCGCCCCGGCCGTATTGTCGTCTGGACGCTTTTGTTCATCGGCGGCCTGATCATGGTCACGCCGTTGGCCTTCATGTTCTCGACGTCGCTGAAGACGGCCGGACAGGTTTATGACCTCAGGCTGATCCCTTCGGCGCCGACGCTGCAGAACTACATCACCATTCTCGCCGACGGGCGCTTCATGCGCTGGTTCATGAACTCGATGATCGTGGCAGTGGCCGTCACCGTCTCCAACGTGTTCTTCGACAGCCTCGTCGGCTACACGCTCGCCAAGTTCGAGTTCCGCGGCCGCTACTTCATCTTCCTCGCCATCCTGTCGACACTGATGATTCCGACCGAGATGCTCGTCATCCCATGGTACCTGATGTCGGCCAATCTCGGCTGGCTGGACAGTTACTGGGGCATCATGTTCCCGGGCATGATGACGGCCTTCGGCACTTTCCTGATGAAGCAGTTCTTCGAAGGCGTGCCCAACGACTTCCTCGAGGCGGCGCGCGTCGACGGCCTCAACGAGTTCCAGATCTGGTGGAAGGTGGCGATGCCGCTGGTGACACCGGCACTGTCGGCGCTCGCAATCTTCACTTTCCTCGGCAACTGGACGGCTTTCTTCTGGCCGCTGATCGTCACCACCAGCCGCGATCTCTACACGCTGCCGGTCGGTCTCTCGAGCTTCGCCGTCGAACAGTCCATCCAGTGGGAGATGATCATGACGGGTGCGGCGATCGCCACCCTGCCGACGCTGATCGTCTTCCTCGTGCTCCAGCGCTACATCGTCCGCGGCGTCATGCTCGCCGGGCTCAAGGGATAA
- the argH gene encoding argininosuccinate lyase, translating to MPELNPRLSDKSVFPDPVYKETVLRPLFDGAKTHHVDGFRAIDRAHLVMLTETGILDKKQASAIAGALEAIDREVDPSKLEYTGEVEDFFFLIEKELKARLGPDVAGRLHTSRSRNDIDHTLFKLGLKQRIDALMVKARALLSAMIDTAEREKATLVVAYTHGQPAQPSTFGHYLSAAIEVLIRDIERFEEARKIVDLSPMGAAAITTSGFPIDRQRVAALLGFAAPLRNSYSCIAASDYITSTYSAIELMFLHLGRLIQDFQFWTAFEVGQIYVPNAFVQISSIMPQKRNPVPIEHMRLLASQTMGRARTVLGVIHNTPFTDMNDSEGETQSMGYEAFVAAGRVLDLLAAFVGAIKIDPERVADNIRRSCITITELADSLVRIEGLSFREAHEIAATVAKAVVAAGGGLAKDGYGPFLDAFRYSTGREPSFGRDKFEEIVSPDHFVAVRDRFGGPAPEPMAEALSVYRNKAAAFEAAAQEHAGHEAKAAKELGEKFKALVEAL from the coding sequence ATGCCTGAACTGAACCCGAGGCTCTCCGACAAGAGCGTCTTTCCCGATCCCGTCTACAAGGAGACGGTGCTTCGGCCGCTATTCGACGGCGCCAAGACCCACCATGTCGACGGCTTCCGCGCCATCGACCGCGCTCATCTGGTGATGCTGACCGAAACCGGCATCCTCGACAAGAAGCAGGCTTCGGCGATTGCCGGCGCCTTGGAGGCGATCGACCGCGAGGTCGATCCGTCGAAGCTCGAATACACCGGTGAGGTCGAAGACTTCTTCTTCCTGATCGAGAAGGAACTGAAGGCGCGTCTCGGACCCGACGTTGCCGGCCGCCTGCACACGTCGCGTTCGCGTAACGACATCGACCACACGCTCTTCAAGCTCGGCCTCAAGCAGCGCATCGACGCGCTGATGGTCAAAGCACGGGCATTGCTGTCGGCGATGATCGACACCGCCGAGCGCGAGAAGGCCACGCTGGTCGTTGCCTACACCCACGGCCAGCCGGCGCAGCCCTCGACCTTCGGCCACTATCTGTCGGCTGCCATCGAGGTTTTGATCCGCGATATCGAGCGTTTCGAGGAAGCGCGGAAAATCGTCGACCTATCGCCGATGGGCGCCGCCGCCATCACCACCTCGGGCTTCCCGATCGACCGCCAGCGCGTCGCCGCGCTGCTTGGCTTTGCAGCGCCGCTGCGCAACTCCTACAGCTGCATTGCCGCGTCCGACTACATCACCTCGACCTACTCGGCGATCGAGCTGATGTTCTTGCATCTCGGCCGCCTGATCCAGGACTTCCAGTTCTGGACCGCCTTCGAGGTCGGACAGATCTACGTGCCAAACGCCTTCGTGCAGATCTCCTCGATCATGCCGCAGAAGCGTAACCCGGTTCCGATCGAGCACATGCGCCTGTTGGCCAGCCAGACCATGGGCCGGGCGCGCACGGTGCTCGGCGTCATCCACAACACGCCGTTCACCGACATGAACGACAGCGAGGGTGAAACCCAGTCGATGGGCTACGAGGCGTTCGTTGCCGCCGGCCGGGTGCTGGACCTGCTCGCTGCCTTCGTCGGTGCGATTAAGATCGATCCGGAGCGGGTGGCAGACAACATCCGCCGCTCCTGCATCACCATCACCGAACTTGCCGACTCGCTCGTCCGCATCGAGGGGCTGTCCTTCCGCGAGGCGCACGAGATCGCCGCTACCGTCGCCAAGGCGGTGGTGGCTGCCGGCGGCGGGCTCGCCAAGGATGGCTATGGGCCGTTCCTCGACGCCTTCAGGTATTCGACCGGGCGCGAGCCGTCCTTCGGTCGCGACAAGTTCGAAGAGATCGTGTCGCCGGATCATTTCGTTGCCGTACGCGACCGCTTCGGCGGCCCGGCTCCCGAGCCGATGGCAGAGGCGTTGAGCGTCTACAGGAACAAGGCAGCAGCTTTCGAAGCCGCTGCACAAGAGCATGCCGGGCACGAGGCGAAAGCCGCGAAGGAACTCGGCGAGAAATTCAAGGCGTTGGTGGAGGCGCTCTGA
- the ugpC gene encoding sn-glycerol-3-phosphate ABC transporter ATP-binding protein UgpC, translating to MATIELEKLVKRYGKVDVVRGIDLQIADGEFVVFVGPSGCGKSTTLRMIAGLEDISGGTLRIAGDVVNEREPKQRNIAMVFQNYAIYPHMSVRQNIGFGLYTSKLSKAEKDKRIEDAARILGLEAYLERRPAALSGGQRQRVAIGRAMVRNPSAFLFDEPLSNLDAQLRSQMRIEIKRLHQRLKTTTVYVTHDQVEAMTMADRIVVMRDGHILQVGTPTDLYENPVDVFTARFIGSPSMNLVPGRKNGHGAELSAGGDLLIGIRPHDLTALASDEKAEDGLVLNGTVTAVEPLGPETLVHLDVDGAAVIATAPAKFIPAAGTKLACRAAPGSLYLFDAKTEKSLGRQ from the coding sequence ATGGCGACGATCGAACTCGAAAAGCTGGTCAAGCGCTATGGCAAAGTTGATGTCGTGCGCGGCATCGACCTGCAGATCGCCGATGGCGAATTTGTCGTCTTCGTCGGCCCGTCCGGCTGTGGCAAGTCGACGACGCTGCGCATGATCGCCGGCCTCGAAGACATCTCCGGCGGCACGCTGAGGATCGCCGGCGACGTGGTCAATGAGCGCGAGCCCAAGCAGCGCAACATCGCCATGGTGTTCCAGAACTACGCCATCTATCCGCATATGAGCGTACGCCAGAACATTGGCTTCGGCCTCTACACCTCGAAACTGTCCAAGGCCGAGAAAGACAAGCGTATCGAGGACGCCGCGCGCATCCTCGGTCTCGAAGCCTATCTCGAGCGTCGCCCGGCGGCCCTGTCCGGCGGCCAGCGCCAGCGCGTCGCCATCGGCCGCGCAATGGTGCGCAACCCCTCCGCCTTCCTGTTCGACGAGCCTCTTTCCAACCTCGACGCTCAGCTGCGCTCGCAGATGCGCATCGAGATCAAGCGCCTGCACCAGAGGCTCAAGACCACGACCGTTTACGTCACCCACGACCAGGTCGAGGCCATGACCATGGCCGATCGCATCGTCGTCATGCGCGACGGGCACATTCTGCAGGTGGGCACGCCGACCGATCTCTATGAGAACCCGGTCGATGTGTTTACCGCCCGTTTCATCGGCAGCCCGTCGATGAACCTGGTGCCTGGCCGCAAGAACGGCCATGGCGCAGAGCTGTCGGCCGGCGGCGATCTGCTGATCGGCATTCGCCCGCATGACCTGACCGCGCTCGCTTCGGACGAGAAGGCGGAAGACGGCCTGGTGCTCAACGGCACGGTCACTGCGGTCGAGCCGCTTGGACCCGAGACGCTGGTGCATCTCGACGTCGACGGTGCTGCCGTCATCGCCACTGCACCGGCCAAGTTCATCCCGGCGGCCGGCACCAAGCTTGCCTGTCGCGCGGCTCCGGGCAGCCTTTATCTGTTCGACGCCAAGACCGAGAAAAGCCTGGGCCGGCAATGA